Proteins encoded within one genomic window of Trichoderma asperellum chromosome 2, complete sequence:
- a CDS encoding uncharacterized protein (EggNog:ENOG41~TransMembrane:2 (o30-51i58-79o)) translates to MTLFLRVNDALNANPPFRPDETLSLAGSDWLWAVMAVHLLAFLILLIFCFTTPESDRVFHYLFTITLLVGLCHTMQRLLI, encoded by the exons ATGACTCTGTTCCTTCGTGTCAATGACGCTTTAAATGCAAATCCCCCTTTCAGGCCGGATGAGACTCTATCTCTGGCAGGATCCGATTGGCTTTGGGCAGTTATGGCAGTTCACTTGCTCGCATTC CTCATACTCCTAATTTTCTGCTTCACCACCCCAGAGAGTGATAGAGTTTTCCATTACCTGTTCACCATCACTCTCCTTGTTGGACTGTGTCATACTATGCAGAGGCTTCTGATCTAG
- a CDS encoding uncharacterized protein (EggNog:ENOG41~TransMembrane:2 (i20-41o53-75i)): MSTLNESREAASRIGLSRDYMILSTLANFSWVLYPIAFGLSDGGNVIGITGSFIFFGILDILAVPALALLFIILAGKWDYHHLHLAFSEHRYAPEDHGTALPKGSETTSPTGNSSTA, translated from the coding sequence ATGAGCACACTAAATGAGAGCCGCGAAGCAGCGTCACGTATTGGCCTTTCTCGGGACTACATGATACTTTCTACGCTAGCAAATTTTTCCTGGGTGCTTTACCCTATTGCTTTCGGACTTAGCGATGGGGGCAATGTCATAGGCATTACcggcagcttcatcttctttggtATCCTCGACATACTAGCAGTGCCAGCACTTGCATTGCTGTTCATAATACTAGCAGGCAAGTGGGATTATCACCATTTGCATCTAGCTTTCAGCGAGCACCGCTATGCCCCGGAAGATCATGGCACTGCCTTGCCAAAAGGAAGCGAGACCACAAGTCCCACTGGCAATAGCTCCACTGCCTAA